A genomic stretch from Streptomyces venezuelae ATCC 10712 includes:
- a CDS encoding MMPL family transporter has translation MSRPARWSARLLPLVLLVLWLAVGGGLGPYAGKLGEVATNDQAAFLPRSAESTRVIEAQRAFRQEETLPALVVWTSPGGAPLGPETRSAATRALASLAGRPGVVGTPSPALPSEDGAALRGVVQLRPDLGEELAPTLGEIDRAASAVPGTTVWLAGPAATQADLSDAFSGIDGLLLAVALVTVLLILLLVYRSVLLPLIIIVGAVLALALACAVVYVLADHDVVRVDGQVQGILSILVIGAATDYALLLAARYREELARLDGERVPAMRAALRRSAGPVTASAATVALALLALLFSDLTNNRALGPVGAIGIVCAVLSTLTFLPAVLVLLGRAAYWPSRPRPSESEGGGHGIWRRVAALVDRAPRKVWAATLAGLLACAAFAPVLESRGVPLDEIFVNDAPSVAAQERLGRHFPGGAGNPAIVIADADTADRVTAAAERVEGVDSAAAVTASGRPGAGAPLVVGGRVRIDVTLTDAADSDAAKATVARLRSSVHAVPGADALVGGYTAQRYDTQRTAERDRMLIVPVVLAVILAILVGLLRSLLTPLLLVATVALNFFATLGVSALVFRYVFGFSGTDSSVPLYGFVFLVALGVDYNIFLMSRVREESLRHGVREGVLRGLTATGGVITSAGVVLAATFAALGVIPLAFLVQIAFIVAFGVLLDTLVVRSLLVPALVRDLGPVAWWPGSLSRRKTGP, from the coding sequence ATGTCCCGCCCCGCACGATGGTCCGCCCGTCTGCTGCCCCTCGTCCTGCTCGTCCTCTGGCTCGCCGTCGGCGGCGGGCTCGGTCCGTACGCCGGGAAGCTCGGCGAGGTGGCCACCAACGACCAGGCCGCGTTCCTCCCCCGGAGTGCCGAGTCCACCCGGGTGATCGAGGCCCAGCGGGCCTTCCGCCAGGAGGAGACGCTCCCCGCGCTGGTCGTCTGGACCTCGCCCGGCGGCGCCCCGCTCGGTCCGGAGACGCGGTCGGCGGCCACGCGCGCGCTGGCCTCGCTCGCCGGGCGACCCGGTGTCGTCGGTACGCCGTCCCCGGCGCTCCCCTCCGAGGACGGGGCGGCGCTGCGCGGAGTCGTACAGCTCCGTCCGGATCTCGGCGAGGAGCTCGCGCCCACGCTCGGGGAGATCGACCGGGCGGCGTCCGCCGTGCCCGGCACGACCGTGTGGCTCGCGGGTCCGGCCGCCACCCAGGCCGATCTGTCGGACGCCTTCTCCGGCATCGACGGGCTGCTGCTCGCGGTCGCCCTGGTCACGGTGCTGCTCATCCTGCTGCTCGTGTACCGCAGCGTGCTGCTGCCCCTGATCATCATCGTCGGCGCGGTGCTCGCCCTCGCCCTGGCCTGCGCCGTGGTGTACGTGCTCGCCGACCACGACGTCGTGCGGGTCGACGGGCAGGTACAGGGCATCCTGTCGATCCTGGTCATCGGCGCCGCCACCGACTACGCGCTGCTGCTCGCCGCCCGCTACCGCGAGGAGCTCGCCCGGCTCGACGGAGAGCGCGTCCCCGCCATGCGCGCGGCGCTGCGCCGGTCCGCGGGCCCCGTCACGGCCAGCGCGGCCACCGTGGCGCTCGCCCTGCTCGCGCTGCTGTTCAGCGACCTGACCAACAACCGGGCCCTCGGTCCGGTGGGCGCCATCGGGATCGTCTGCGCCGTCCTGAGCACGCTGACGTTCCTGCCCGCCGTCCTCGTCCTGCTCGGCCGCGCCGCGTACTGGCCCTCCCGGCCCCGTCCGTCCGAGTCCGAGGGCGGGGGCCACGGGATCTGGCGCCGCGTGGCCGCGCTGGTGGACCGGGCTCCGCGGAAGGTGTGGGCGGCGACGCTCGCCGGGCTGCTCGCCTGCGCCGCCTTCGCGCCGGTCCTGGAGTCCAGGGGGGTGCCGCTCGACGAGATCTTCGTGAACGACGCCCCGTCCGTCGCCGCGCAGGAGCGACTCGGACGGCACTTCCCCGGGGGCGCCGGCAACCCGGCGATCGTGATCGCCGACGCGGACACGGCCGACCGGGTGACCGCGGCCGCCGAGCGGGTCGAGGGAGTGGACTCGGCCGCGGCCGTCACCGCCTCCGGCCGGCCGGGGGCCGGGGCGCCGCTGGTCGTCGGCGGCCGCGTCAGGATCGACGTCACCCTGACCGACGCCGCGGACAGCGACGCCGCCAAGGCCACGGTCGCCCGGCTCCGCTCGTCCGTGCACGCGGTGCCGGGGGCGGACGCCCTCGTCGGCGGCTACACCGCCCAGCGGTACGACACCCAGCGGACCGCCGAGCGCGACCGGATGCTGATCGTGCCGGTGGTGCTCGCCGTCATCCTCGCGATCCTGGTGGGGCTGCTGCGCTCGCTCCTGACGCCGCTGCTGCTCGTGGCCACGGTGGCGCTGAACTTCTTCGCCACCCTCGGCGTCTCGGCCCTGGTCTTCCGGTACGTCTTCGGATTCAGCGGCACGGACTCGTCGGTCCCGCTCTACGGATTCGTGTTCCTGGTCGCGCTCGGCGTGGACTACAACATCTTCCTGATGTCCCGGGTACGGGAGGAGTCGCTGCGGCACGGCGTCCGCGAGGGCGTGCTGCGCGGTCTGACCGCGACCGGCGGCGTCATCACCTCCGCCGGTGTGGTGCTGGCCGCCACGTTCGCGGCGCTGGGCGTCATTCCGCTCGCCTTCCTGGTGCAGATCGCCTTCATCGTCGCGTTCGGTGTCCTCCTGGACACCCTGGTGGTCCGGTCGCTGCTCGTGCCCGCGCTGGTACGGGACCTCGGCCCCGTCGCGTGGTGGCCTGGCTCGCTCAGCCGGCGGAAGACGGGGCCCTGA
- a CDS encoding SDR family oxidoreductase, which produces MSDASGHEAPGPLCLVTGASGYIGGRLVPELLEAGFRVRCLARTPAKLRDHPWAGEVEIVRGDVTDPETLASAFRDVDVAYYLVHALGAGRGFEHTDRTAAQNFAREARAAGVGRIVYLGGLTPRGVPDRELSPHLRSRAEVGRILLESGVPTTVLRAAVIIGSGSASFEMLRYLTERLPVMVTPSWVRTRIQPIAVRDVLRYLVGSARMPAEVNRAFDIGGPDILTYLGMMRRYAAVAGLPRRLIFPVPVLTPRLSSHWIGLVTPVPRSIARPLAESLRYEVVCDEHDIADWVPDPPDAPLAFERALALALQRVREAKTTTRWSSASVPGAPSDPLPTDPDWAGGSLYTDERERTVGASLQALWKVVEGVGGENGWYSFPLAWAVRGWLDRLVGGVGLRRGRRDALHLRAGDSLDFWRVEEIERGRLLRLRAEMRLPGLAWLEMYAERDENGDTRYRQRALFHPHGLAGHAYWWSVAPFHAVVFGGMARNIALKAEASEAKAGGAEAGQAEGSRAKAGGAEAIGAAGNGGPAPASAPPPASGAPPRGE; this is translated from the coding sequence ATGAGCGACGCGTCAGGGCACGAGGCCCCGGGACCGTTGTGCCTGGTCACCGGCGCCAGCGGCTACATCGGCGGGCGCCTCGTCCCCGAGCTCCTGGAGGCGGGCTTCCGGGTGCGGTGCCTGGCCCGTACCCCCGCGAAACTGCGCGACCACCCCTGGGCAGGGGAGGTGGAGATCGTCCGGGGCGACGTCACCGACCCCGAGACCCTCGCGTCCGCCTTCCGCGACGTGGACGTCGCGTACTACCTGGTGCACGCCCTCGGCGCCGGGCGCGGCTTCGAGCACACCGACCGCACGGCGGCCCAGAACTTCGCCCGCGAGGCCCGCGCCGCCGGTGTCGGCCGCATCGTCTACCTCGGCGGCCTCACCCCGCGCGGCGTGCCCGACCGGGAACTCTCGCCGCACCTGCGCTCACGTGCCGAGGTGGGCCGGATCCTGCTGGAATCCGGGGTTCCCACCACGGTGCTCCGCGCCGCCGTCATCATCGGCTCCGGCTCGGCCTCGTTCGAGATGCTCCGGTACCTCACCGAACGCCTGCCCGTGATGGTCACCCCCAGCTGGGTCCGCACCCGGATCCAGCCGATCGCCGTCCGTGACGTGCTGCGCTATCTGGTCGGCAGCGCGCGGATGCCCGCGGAGGTCAACCGGGCCTTCGACATCGGCGGCCCCGACATCCTCACGTACCTCGGCATGATGCGCCGCTACGCCGCCGTCGCCGGACTGCCCCGACGGCTCATCTTCCCCGTGCCGGTCCTCACCCCCCGGCTGTCCAGCCACTGGATCGGACTCGTCACCCCGGTGCCCCGGTCCATCGCCCGCCCGCTGGCCGAGTCGCTCCGCTACGAGGTCGTCTGCGACGAGCACGACATCGCCGACTGGGTGCCGGATCCGCCCGACGCCCCGCTCGCCTTCGAGCGGGCGCTCGCCCTCGCCCTCCAACGGGTCCGCGAGGCGAAGACGACCACCCGCTGGTCCTCCGCGTCCGTGCCCGGCGCGCCGAGCGATCCGCTGCCCACCGACCCCGACTGGGCGGGCGGCAGCCTCTACACCGACGAGCGCGAACGCACCGTCGGCGCGTCACTGCAGGCGCTGTGGAAGGTCGTCGAGGGCGTCGGCGGGGAGAACGGCTGGTACTCCTTCCCCCTCGCCTGGGCCGTCCGGGGCTGGCTCGACCGGCTCGTCGGAGGCGTCGGTCTGCGCCGCGGCCGCCGTGACGCCCTGCACCTGCGGGCAGGCGACTCGCTGGACTTCTGGCGGGTGGAGGAGATCGAACGGGGGCGGCTGCTGCGGCTGCGCGCCGAGATGAGGCTCCCCGGGCTCGCCTGGCTGGAGATGTACGCCGAGCGCGACGAGAACGGGGACACCCGCTACCGGCAGCGTGCCCTGTTCCACCCGCACGGCCTGGCCGGCCACGCCTACTGGTGGAGCGTCGCGCCGTTCCACGCCGTGGTCTTCGGCGGCATGGCCCGGAACATCGCCCTGAAGGCGGAGGCGAGCGAGGCGAAGGCGGGCGGGGCGGAGGCGGGCCAGGCGGAGGGGAGCAGAGCGAAGGCGGGCGGGGCGGAGGCGATCGGGGCGGCGGGAAACGGCGGACCGGCGCCGGCGTCCGCGCCGCCACCCGCATCCGGCGCGCCCCCGCGCGGCGAATGA
- a CDS encoding MarR family winged helix-turn-helix transcriptional regulator — protein sequence MASTEGSETGGTAPGRVPGDAQSFARALRRTNGEINRLVHGFALAQGLHPTDVQALSVVLDSPEPLTPGRLREHLGLTSGAVTACLDRLERAGHIRRSRESTDRRVVHVHYVEGAKAAARSYFMPLAQAAERARQRFDAEELAAAVRFLDALNEELGDLRVPRR from the coding sequence GTGGCCAGTACAGAGGGATCCGAGACCGGTGGGACCGCGCCCGGGCGCGTGCCGGGTGACGCGCAGAGTTTCGCCCGCGCGCTGCGGCGGACGAACGGCGAGATCAACCGACTGGTCCATGGTTTCGCGCTCGCGCAGGGACTGCATCCCACGGACGTGCAGGCGCTCTCGGTCGTCCTGGACAGCCCCGAGCCGCTGACGCCGGGGCGTCTGCGGGAGCACCTGGGGTTGACCTCGGGTGCGGTCACAGCCTGCCTCGACCGGCTCGAACGGGCCGGGCACATCCGCCGCTCGCGGGAGAGCACCGATCGGCGGGTCGTCCATGTGCACTACGTGGAGGGGGCCAAGGCCGCCGCCCGCAGCTACTTCATGCCGCTCGCGCAGGCGGCGGAGCGAGCCCGGCAGCGGTTCGACGCGGAGGAGCTGGCGGCGGCCGTGCGCTTCCTGGACGCCCTGAACGAGGAACTCGGCGACCTGCGCGTCCCCCGCCGCTGA